Part of the uncultured Desulfobacter sp. genome, TCGCTGCGGCCCCCCCAAATCCCCGGCACCGGCTGAGCAGTTCAGCGCCTTTCACTGGAAACTGAACGCTTATCGCTTCATCGTATACAGTGGCACTGCTGCCGAAATATTGATCCGCGTTTTCTCCACCGGGCTCTTTTTCGCAACTATAATCCTTTGAAAGGAAAAGAAGTCCAACTTCGTGAAGCATAGCAGCTTTTGACAGATCATCCAACTGTTTTTGGGATAAGCCCATTTTCGCTGCGACAAAGCAGGCAATTTCGCCCACACGCTCACCATGACCGCGATTACGTTCCACCCGCTGACGGATCAATGTATAAAGAATGCTGCCAAATCCTTGCCGATCTGCCGCCATCTGTGTTTTTACGTCCAAAAGGCTCTTGTGTAAACGCCTGCGCTCCCGGGACATTTGATGAACCTGTTTTAACGCTGTGTTCAGATTGCTTTTATCCTCAAGCAATTCATCTTTGACTCCTTTTAATTCGCGTTTAAATCGATCCAGATATCCAAAGGATTTTTCCAGGGAAGCGGCTTTGGAAAAAAGTGTCTGTTCAAGATGCAGTTTGTCCATTGCCCCCTTCGCTTTAATTTCAATTTCCCTTGCTTCCAGAGGCCAGTCCACTACCTGGTCGGCACCGGCTGCCATAATACCTAATCGGACACCCTTGCTGATTTCTTCAGGTACGACAACAAAAACGGCCGGAGAAAACCTAAAATGATGGGCCTGGAGCGCATCAAACCACGGCTGCACCGTCGATGGGTCAACAGCGGCGTCATGGGCAAAGGGATCCATGAGAACAATATCCGGTCGCTGGGTTATATCTTTCACCTGATCCGGCGTATGAATACAGGTAAAAGAGAGGTGCGAATATTCAGACGTAAGATTCTGGGGACACCGGGAGCCCACATATAGAATGGAAAGGCGCAAAACCATAAATTAAACAACACCTGTATTTTTTTATGAAAGAGTCCTGGTCAGATCCCCAGATCTTTCAAACTTTGTTGATGGCTGTGCCCGGCAATTGATATGTCAGGTCGGCCCATGACCGTTTTTTATATGAAAGAGCTCAGTAAGTTACTGAGTTCTTTGAACCTTCGTTGTGGGCTGTCCTTCAGTGCTGATATGTCAGGTCAGCCAATGGCTGTTATTCCGAGTATCCACGGGTCCACCATTCATCCCATCGTGTGCCGAGGATCTCCCGGGCAAGCTGCTTACCCGTATCAGTCTTAAGGCGGCCGACCACAAAGGGCAGCCAGGATTCGGGGGAGGTGGAACCAAGATCTTTTAATTTTTTAAGTTCAAGAATAAATGAAAGCTGATCCGCATCATTGGCCAGCCGGGCTTCAATGGTTTCCCCCTGGTTGAATTCTTCAATAAGATCGGGGATATCTTGCGCCCAGTCAAGGCCCTGGATCAGATCCGACACCGCACGGGGCTCATCCACAGAATTATAGTGTTTGTTTACATAATTCAAGTCCCCGGTCCGGGCCTCGGCCGTATCATGGACCAGGGCCATGGAGATAAGCCGTTCAGCATCCACATCCGGTTCAAGGCGGGCCATAACAAAGCACAGGAACGCCGTGGTGAAACTGTGTTCAGCAATACTTTCCTTTCCGGCCCCTAAAAAAGCATATCCGTTCCGGTTCAGGTCTTTGAGCATCCGTACTTCAAACAAAAGGTCAGCAATCCGTGTCATTTCGCATCCAATTCCTGTGATTTGGGCATCAAATATTGACAATTTATAAAACATTCGCTTAAATAAAGTCAAGATTTACAAGGATCAACACATCATTGGAGGCCCTCCATGCCGATTCACGATAGAATGATTTTACCCTTGGTGTATCTAATTGTTGTCTGTATTTTTAGCAGCCTTTCTCCCCTTGACGCCCGGGAAGAAGCGAAGATGTTTGACACAAAACAGGATACGGGTTTTTACTACACCATTCAACAGGGCGATACGCTCTGGGATCTGTCCGAAAAATTTTATGATTCCCAATGGGATTGGCCGGGCTTGTGGGGAATCAACAAGGAAATTAAAAATCCCCACTGGATATATCCGGGAAACACTATCAGGGTATACCTCAAGCCTGAATTTAAAAAACAAGCGCCTGAAATACTCAAGCTTCCGACAATTGAAACCCGGTTTAACTATCCCGCCATTCACAGCACCGGATTTATAAAAAAAGAACAGGTGACGGCCCTTGGCACGGTGTTGCGGGAAAAAGAGGGGAATATCATGATGGCCACCGACGATATTGTTTATATCAGACCCGCCGGCCAGGTTCCTTTGATCATCGGACACAGGTACCAGATTTATTCGACATCCCAAGTGGATCAAACGACTGAAACAGGCCGATACAAAGGTATCAAGCACTTAATCAAGGCTGAACTTGAGATCATTGAGGTCAATTCGCAATATGCCGTCGGCAAGATTAAAAAAGCTTACAGAGATGTGGTTTCAGGAGATCTGGTTATGGATTTTTATACCCGGCACCCATCCGTTGAGGTGGATGGATATCCCGAGCCCGTGGATGCGGTTCTGCTCTGCTCCGAGGATGATAATGTAATGGTCAACGATTACCGCATTGCATTTATAAACAAGGGCACCGAAGATAACATTCGGTCAGGCAACATATATACCATCAAGCGCGGCAAAGAAACCGAATCGGTTTACGATATCAAAACAGGGTTGGATATCGCACCGGTGACATCGGGCAGACTTATTGTCCTGCATACGGAAAGCTCAAGTGCTACGGTGATGGTGCTCTCGTCGACAATGGATATACACCCCGGTGATATTGTGAACTAGTATCACGCCTGTTCCCAGGTTACCCTCAGGATTTCCTGGTAGGTTGTCCGGCCTTCAAGCATTTTTACGATCCCGTTTTCCCGTAAAGACTTCAGACCTTGTTTACGGGCGGTTTGGCGCATGTCACCCAGATTTGCCTGTCCGGTCGTCAACTGCTTGAGTTCCCGGGTGTAGGCAAGGATCTCATAAATACCGGTCCGGCCACGGTAGCCGGTATTTCTGCATTTCACACACCCCTTGCCGTGCCGCAGCTTCAATGGCCCCTCCCCGGGCACCCAAAGGCCTAAATCGGTAAGCTCTCGCCGGTCCATTTCAAATGCCTGGGCGCAATGGGGACAAATTTTGCGCACCAGGCGCTGGGCCACCACACCGGTCAGGGCCGAATGAATCAAATATGGCGGAATCCCCAGGTCCAGTAGCCTGAAAACTGTAGAGACGGCATCGTTGGTGTGCAGGGTAGACAAAACCAGGTGCCCGGTAAGCGCCGCCTGCACAGCCGCCTGGGCTGTTTCAAGGTCCCGGATTTCACCCACCATGATAATATCTGGATCCTGGCGCATGATATTGCGTAACACCGATCCAAAGGTCACATCAATGGCCGGCTGAACCCCAATCTGATTAAACTCTTCGTGGATCATTTCAATGGGATCTTCAATGGTGGTGATATTGACTTCAGGCGATGACACCATGCGCAATGAAGAGTATAAGGTGGTGGATTTTCCGGAGC contains:
- a CDS encoding HD domain-containing phosphohydrolase — its product is MVLRLSILYVGSRCPQNLTSEYSHLSFTCIHTPDQVKDITQRPDIVLMDPFAHDAAVDPSTVQPWFDALQAHHFRFSPAVFVVVPEEISKGVRLGIMAAGADQVVDWPLEAREIEIKAKGAMDKLHLEQTLFSKAASLEKSFGYLDRFKRELKGVKDELLEDKSNLNTALKQVHQMSRERRRLHKSLLDVKTQMAADRQGFGSILYTLIRQRVERNRGHGERVGEIACFVAAKMGLSQKQLDDLSKAAMLHEVGLLFLSKDYSCEKEPGGENADQYFGSSATVYDEAISVQFPVKGAELLSRCRGFGGAAAIIRCLNENVDGTGYPDGLKRRHIPLASRILAGADEMETLLENNAGFGIQALLSALEPMIGSRLDPQIAGWLEKYAVLHLGGDTLRVRGIGVEQLKPGMVLSATLFTRTGTKLLPAGQTLTQQIIDKIIQYHRAYPVDETVYIKV
- a CDS encoding HD domain-containing protein translates to MTRIADLLFEVRMLKDLNRNGYAFLGAGKESIAEHSFTTAFLCFVMARLEPDVDAERLISMALVHDTAEARTGDLNYVNKHYNSVDEPRAVSDLIQGLDWAQDIPDLIEEFNQGETIEARLANDADQLSFILELKKLKDLGSTSPESWLPFVVGRLKTDTGKQLAREILGTRWDEWWTRGYSE
- a CDS encoding LysM peptidoglycan-binding domain-containing protein, with the translated sequence MPIHDRMILPLVYLIVVCIFSSLSPLDAREEAKMFDTKQDTGFYYTIQQGDTLWDLSEKFYDSQWDWPGLWGINKEIKNPHWIYPGNTIRVYLKPEFKKQAPEILKLPTIETRFNYPAIHSTGFIKKEQVTALGTVLREKEGNIMMATDDIVYIRPAGQVPLIIGHRYQIYSTSQVDQTTETGRYKGIKHLIKAELEIIEVNSQYAVGKIKKAYRDVVSGDLVMDFYTRHPSVEVDGYPEPVDAVLLCSEDDNVMVNDYRIAFINKGTEDNIRSGNIYTIKRGKETESVYDIKTGLDIAPVTSGRLIVLHTESSSATVMVLSSTMDIHPGDIVN